One window of Methanobacterium sp. genomic DNA carries:
- a CDS encoding DUF504 domain-containing protein: MAKRILDMLRWHPEMNIENCRVTYLHRGSAGNLKTIPATDIQTLEGGFMIMVDGAMVPYHRIVKIECDNRLIWKKSPKKGGSDDHIHFG; encoded by the coding sequence ATGGCCAAGCGAATCCTGGACATGTTAAGATGGCACCCGGAGATGAACATAGAAAATTGTAGGGTTACCTATTTACATCGGGGGAGTGCGGGTAACCTTAAAACCATCCCAGCCACAGACATTCAAACTTTAGAAGGAGGATTTATGATCATGGTTGACGGAGCTATGGTTCCCTATCATCGTATAGTTAAAATAGAATGTGATAACAGACTAATCTGGAAGAAAAGTCCTAAAAAGGGAGGTTCAGATGACCACATCCACTTTGGTTAA
- the comD gene encoding sulfopyruvate decarboxylase subunit alpha: MDSSQAVFDGLKKAGIDFVVSVPCVNLGKLMEMVDCDPEIIHIPVTREEEGFGIAAGAYMGGKKPAILMQNSGLGNSVNVLASLFKLYQFPILMIISHRGTEGEFMGAQVPMGEATTGILDTLEIAYINPKTPADALKLIPESWLLAELAGSPLGILLEIGFW, from the coding sequence ATGGACAGCAGCCAGGCAGTTTTTGATGGGCTGAAAAAAGCCGGAATCGATTTTGTGGTCAGTGTGCCCTGTGTGAATCTGGGTAAACTCATGGAAATGGTGGACTGTGACCCAGAGATTATCCACATTCCAGTTACACGGGAAGAAGAAGGATTCGGTATAGCAGCCGGAGCTTATATGGGTGGTAAGAAACCAGCCATCCTAATGCAGAACTCCGGACTGGGAAACTCAGTGAATGTCCTGGCCTCACTTTTTAAACTTTACCAGTTTCCCATACTCATGATCATAAGTCATCGTGGTACTGAGGGAGAGTTCATGGGTGCTCAAGTCCCCATGGGAGAAGCAACCACCGGAATACTGGATACCCTGGAAATCGCCTACATAAATCCCAAAACACCTGCAGATGCCCTTAAACTCATACCCGAGTCCTGGCTACTGGCAGAACTAGCTGGATCACCACTGGGAATACTGCTGGAGATCGGTTTCTGGTAG
- the purM gene encoding phosphoribosylformylglycinamidine cyclo-ligase: protein MVTYSESGVDIDLEEVTVSALTKKLKETLQYQDIITESGHFAALVRLGNQGLAMSTDGVGSKILVAELMEKYDTVGIDCVAMVVNDLICVGARPLAMVDYLAVEKPDPEAAGQIADGLAEGCRQANVAMIGGETASLPEIVRNFDLAATGIGLVDLDGVVAGAKIQDGDVILGIRSSGIHSNGLSLARRVFFEEAGLKVDDPLPTDVNITVGEALLEPTCIYVTAIMDLLENVEVHGLAHITGGGFTNLKRLKKGVSYRIDDLPSPQPLFKFIASQGVEVEEMYRVFNMGIGFTVILPSENASQALEIIGKHHPVQIIGTVAEDPEEKVEVKTFQGGWIKL, encoded by the coding sequence TTGGTAACTTATTCAGAATCAGGGGTAGACATTGACCTGGAAGAGGTCACAGTCTCTGCCCTCACTAAAAAACTAAAAGAAACACTTCAATATCAGGATATTATAACCGAAAGCGGTCACTTCGCCGCCCTGGTCCGCCTGGGTAACCAAGGTCTGGCCATGAGCACCGATGGAGTGGGAAGCAAGATCCTGGTGGCGGAACTCATGGAAAAATACGATACTGTAGGTATTGACTGTGTGGCCATGGTAGTTAACGACCTTATCTGTGTGGGAGCCCGTCCCCTGGCCATGGTAGACTACCTGGCAGTTGAAAAACCAGACCCAGAAGCTGCAGGTCAAATCGCAGACGGGCTTGCTGAAGGATGCCGTCAGGCCAACGTGGCCATGATTGGAGGAGAAACCGCATCATTGCCCGAGATAGTGCGGAACTTTGACTTGGCTGCCACTGGCATTGGACTGGTGGACCTGGATGGAGTTGTTGCCGGTGCAAAAATACAGGACGGCGATGTTATTCTGGGTATCCGAAGCAGCGGAATTCACAGTAACGGACTGAGCCTGGCACGTCGTGTGTTCTTTGAAGAAGCAGGTCTAAAGGTGGATGACCCCCTCCCCACTGATGTAAACATCACTGTGGGGGAAGCACTACTGGAACCAACCTGTATCTATGTAACTGCAATTATGGACCTCCTGGAAAATGTAGAAGTCCATGGTCTGGCCCATATAACTGGAGGAGGATTCACCAACCTCAAAAGACTTAAAAAAGGAGTAAGTTACCGTATTGATGACCTCCCATCACCCCAACCATTATTCAAGTTCATAGCATCCCAGGGAGTGGAAGTTGAGGAGATGTACCGGGTTTTCAATATGGGTATTGGATTTACAGTCATTTTACCATCTGAAAATGCATCACAGGCCCTGGAGATCATAGGAAAACATCACCCGGTGCAGATCATTGGAACAGTTGCTGAAGACCCTGAGGAGAAAGTTGAAGTTAAAACCTTCCAGGGAGGATGGATAAAGCTTTAA
- a CDS encoding flavin reductase family protein, with translation MEKTNIGKNIFVYPMPVTLLGTKHGETANFMALGWLSRVNGNPPLLVASVNKAHLTNQLLKENKTFSINYPTEDMIGKVDYCGLVSGRKEDKSQLFTIEYGEMEDVPLIKECPLSLECKLVDVYEMPTHNLFIGEIIASYADEKILTRGKPDMSKLKPLLLTMPDNNYWTVKEKVGKAWDIGRGLRK, from the coding sequence ATGGAAAAAACAAATATAGGTAAGAACATCTTTGTATATCCAATGCCTGTGACCCTTCTGGGCACTAAACATGGGGAAACAGCTAATTTCATGGCATTGGGGTGGTTAAGCAGGGTTAATGGAAATCCGCCTCTTCTTGTTGCAAGTGTAAATAAAGCCCATCTCACTAATCAGCTTTTAAAGGAAAACAAGACATTCAGCATTAACTATCCTACAGAAGACATGATTGGGAAAGTTGATTATTGTGGGCTGGTATCTGGACGAAAAGAAGATAAATCCCAGCTTTTCACAATTGAATACGGTGAAATGGAAGACGTACCACTAATAAAAGAGTGCCCACTCTCTCTTGAATGCAAACTGGTTGATGTTTATGAAATGCCAACCCATAATCTATTTATAGGAGAAATAATCGCTTCTTATGCTGATGAAAAGATTCTAACCCGTGGAAAACCCGACATGAGCAAACTAAAACCATTACTTCTAACCATGCCTGACAATAACTACTGGACTGTGAAAGAAAAGGTGGGGAAAGCCTGGGATATTGGGCGAGGGTTAAGAAAATAA
- the comC gene encoding L-sulfolactate dehydrogenase: MKITPEQELSLIIDILTHLDVPSEEASIIAEVTLDADLKGFTSHGIGRFPQYIKGLEVGTIKPQTEITVEKESAATALVNGNHGFGHVVTYKSMEMAIQKAKDAGIGMVGIHNSNHFGVAGYYSDMALMEDLIGIVIANTEPAVAPIGGKEPILGTNPLAIGMPSGSHYVSVDMATSASARGKLLEAKRRGETIPPNVALDADGVPTTDPAEALKGSILPFGAHKGYALSFMIEIMAGPLVNASYGKSVTGTANPEVACTKGDLITAIDPSKFVDMDDFKKDVDEFVAEIKTTPNVMIPGDFEVMNVKRHQEEGIPLDETLLNQLREIAANLDVDVADILG, translated from the coding sequence ATGAAAATTACTCCAGAACAGGAATTATCCTTGATTATTGATATTCTAACTCATTTGGATGTGCCATCAGAAGAGGCATCCATAATTGCTGAAGTAACCCTGGACGCGGACCTCAAGGGTTTCACATCCCACGGGATTGGCAGGTTCCCCCAGTACATTAAAGGACTGGAAGTTGGCACCATCAAACCCCAAACCGAAATAACTGTGGAGAAGGAAAGCGCAGCCACTGCCCTGGTAAATGGTAATCATGGATTTGGACATGTTGTAACCTACAAGAGTATGGAAATGGCCATCCAGAAAGCTAAAGATGCAGGGATAGGTATGGTGGGTATTCACAACTCCAACCACTTTGGAGTGGCAGGTTATTACTCGGACATGGCCTTGATGGAGGATTTAATAGGTATCGTAATTGCCAACACTGAACCCGCTGTGGCCCCCATTGGAGGTAAAGAACCCATACTGGGAACCAACCCCCTGGCCATAGGCATGCCCTCAGGTAGTCACTACGTCTCAGTGGACATGGCAACCTCAGCATCAGCCCGGGGAAAACTCCTGGAAGCCAAACGTAGGGGAGAAACCATACCCCCCAATGTGGCCCTGGACGCTGATGGAGTCCCAACCACGGATCCTGCAGAAGCACTTAAGGGATCCATACTACCATTCGGAGCCCATAAAGGATACGCCCTGTCATTCATGATTGAAATAATGGCTGGACCCCTGGTAAATGCATCCTATGGTAAATCAGTTACTGGAACAGCTAATCCAGAAGTTGCCTGCACCAAAGGAGACCTTATTACAGCCATAGACCCATCTAAGTTTGTGGATATGGATGATTTCAAGAAAGATGTTGATGAATTCGTGGCTGAGATTAAAACCACACCCAACGTGATGATACCCGGAGATTTCGAAGTCATGAATGTGAAACGCCACCAGGAAGAAGGAATACCCCTGGATGAAACTCTTCTGAATCAATTACGAGAAATAGCCGCAAATCTGGATGTGGATGTGGCAGATATACTGGGATAA
- a CDS encoding beta-CASP ribonuclease aCPSF1 produces MGSEIQEIKNTIVQRLPSRVQVAKVEFEGPEVVIYTKNPEIITENGDLIRDLAKDIRKRIIIRSHKSVLTEPEESINRIHSIVPDEAKITNISFDDVTCEVIIEARKPGLVIGKYGATSREIVKQIGWAPKILRTPPISSEIIQRIRRTLRKNSKERKKILQELGNRIHRPLSTDNEWVRLTALGGFREVGRSSLFMQTSNSKILLDCGVNVAGTDDKSSYPYLNVPEFVLDDLDAVIISHAHLDHSGFLPYLYHYGYEGPVYCTTPTRDLMTLLQLDHIDIAHREDSPLPFNVKHVKQSIKHTITLDYGEVTDIAPDIRLTLHNAGHILGSAITHMHIGDGQHNFVYTGDFKYERSRLLEPAVSKFPRIESLVMESTYGGHEDVQPTRNDAEKELIKTIYHTLERKGKILIPVFAVGRAQELMIVLDEYIRHGIIDEVPIYIDGMIWEATAIHTARPEYLSKDLRDQIFHMGRNPFISDVFHKVNGIEERKDIVEGEPSIILSTSGMLTGGNSVEYFKWLCEDERSSLVFVGYQAEGSLGRRLQKGWKEIPLKEEGKTNVYHVKMGIKTIEGFSGHSDRRQLMDYVRRISPKPEKILICHGDNYKTLDLASSIYRSYKIETKTPMNLETVRIQ; encoded by the coding sequence ATGGGTTCAGAGATTCAAGAAATTAAAAATACAATAGTACAAAGATTACCCAGCCGAGTTCAAGTGGCAAAAGTGGAATTTGAAGGTCCGGAAGTGGTGATTTACACCAAAAATCCGGAAATAATCACCGAAAATGGTGATCTTATTCGGGACCTGGCCAAGGACATTCGAAAACGGATCATCATTCGTTCTCACAAATCAGTGCTCACCGAGCCAGAGGAGTCCATCAACCGCATCCACAGCATAGTCCCTGACGAGGCCAAGATCACCAATATCTCCTTCGACGATGTTACCTGTGAGGTCATAATCGAAGCCAGGAAACCGGGACTTGTAATCGGGAAATACGGAGCTACGTCCAGAGAAATTGTTAAACAAATTGGATGGGCCCCTAAAATATTACGTACACCACCTATTTCTTCGGAAATAATTCAAAGGATCAGGCGGACACTTAGAAAGAACAGTAAAGAACGTAAGAAGATCCTTCAAGAGTTGGGAAATCGTATACACCGTCCATTGTCCACGGATAATGAATGGGTTCGTTTAACAGCTCTGGGAGGTTTTCGTGAAGTGGGACGTTCATCATTATTCATGCAAACCTCAAACAGTAAAATACTCCTGGATTGTGGAGTTAACGTTGCAGGAACAGATGATAAAAGCTCATACCCCTACCTGAATGTTCCGGAATTCGTCCTGGATGATCTGGATGCAGTGATCATATCACACGCCCACTTGGATCACTCAGGATTCCTACCCTACCTTTACCATTATGGCTACGAGGGTCCGGTGTACTGTACCACACCCACCAGGGACTTAATGACCCTCCTACAGCTGGATCATATTGACATCGCCCACAGAGAAGATAGTCCTCTGCCATTTAACGTGAAACACGTTAAACAGAGTATTAAACACACCATAACCTTGGATTACGGGGAAGTTACTGATATAGCCCCTGACATCCGTCTTACATTGCACAATGCCGGTCACATTCTGGGCTCGGCCATCACCCACATGCACATTGGAGACGGCCAGCACAACTTCGTCTACACCGGAGATTTCAAGTATGAACGCAGCAGACTCCTGGAACCGGCAGTATCCAAGTTCCCACGAATAGAATCATTGGTAATGGAAAGCACCTACGGTGGACATGAAGATGTGCAGCCCACCCGGAACGATGCCGAGAAGGAACTCATAAAAACCATTTACCATACCCTGGAAAGAAAGGGTAAAATACTGATCCCTGTTTTCGCTGTGGGAAGGGCACAGGAATTAATGATTGTCCTGGATGAGTACATACGCCACGGCATCATTGATGAAGTACCAATCTACATTGATGGTATGATCTGGGAGGCCACTGCCATCCACACCGCCCGACCAGAGTACCTCAGCAAAGATCTCCGGGACCAAATATTCCACATGGGCCGCAACCCATTCATTTCCGATGTTTTCCACAAAGTTAACGGAATAGAGGAACGTAAAGATATTGTAGAAGGCGAACCATCCATCATACTCTCCACTTCAGGTATGTTAACCGGTGGAAACTCCGTGGAATACTTCAAATGGTTATGTGAAGACGAACGAAGCTCACTGGTTTTTGTAGGATACCAGGCAGAAGGTTCACTGGGACGCAGACTGCAGAAAGGTTGGAAAGAAATACCCCTCAAAGAAGAAGGTAAAACCAATGTTTACCATGTCAAGATGGGTATTAAAACCATTGAAGGGTTCAGTGGACACTCTGACCGCAGGCAGCTCATGGACTACGTGCGCCGCATAAGTCCCAAACCAGAGAAGATCTTAATCTGCCACGGGGATAACTACAAAACCCTGGATCTGGCCAGCAGCATCTACCGGAGTTATAAAATAGAGACAAAAACTCCTATGAACCTCGAAACTGTGCGGATTCAATAA
- the hisE gene encoding phosphoribosyl-ATP diphosphatase — MNDKIIREVYQVLEDRRDHPINSYTSRIMQDDDKKAEDKILEKIGEETAEVIIASKNNENLVYESADLIFHTLLLLVYKGVDLDDVYQEFERRRG, encoded by the coding sequence ATGAATGATAAAATCATCAGAGAAGTCTACCAGGTCCTGGAAGATAGAAGGGACCATCCCATTAACTCTTACACTTCCCGTATCATGCAGGATGATGATAAAAAAGCAGAAGATAAGATCCTGGAAAAGATAGGTGAAGAGACCGCCGAGGTTATCATCGCCTCTAAAAATAATGAAAACCTGGTCTATGAATCTGCAGACCTTATATTTCACACTCTCCTGCTCCTGGTTTATAAAGGAGTGGACCTGGATGATGTGTATCAGGAATTTGAGAGAAGAAGGGGCTAA
- the comE gene encoding sulfopyruvate decarboxylase subunit beta, with the protein MERIKALEQITSQLDEELVICNIGFPSRELYHVKDSPKHFYMMGSMGMASSIGLGTAMAQERKVIVFDGDGSLLMNLGSLVTIFNQSPPNLVLVVLDNECYGSTGNQCTYSATTDLKKVAEGVGFKNTILYKESEDKIDFSPVLELEGPVFVHLKVQAGNANVPVIPLEPEEIKERFMREVQGIK; encoded by the coding sequence ATGGAAAGAATAAAGGCCCTGGAACAGATTACCAGTCAGCTGGATGAGGAACTGGTTATCTGCAATATCGGATTCCCCTCCAGGGAACTTTACCATGTGAAAGATTCCCCGAAACATTTTTACATGATGGGATCAATGGGAATGGCCTCCTCCATCGGCTTGGGAACGGCCATGGCCCAGGAGAGGAAAGTGATTGTTTTTGATGGTGATGGATCCCTACTGATGAATTTGGGCAGCCTGGTTACCATCTTCAACCAGTCACCCCCGAATCTGGTACTGGTAGTACTGGACAATGAATGTTACGGCAGCACTGGAAATCAGTGCACCTACTCAGCCACCACCGACCTTAAAAAGGTGGCAGAAGGGGTAGGATTTAAAAACACCATCCTTTACAAAGAATCTGAAGACAAAATTGATTTTTCCCCGGTTTTAGAACTGGAAGGACCTGTTTTTGTCCATCTGAAAGTACAGGCCGGAAATGCAAACGTCCCAGTAATTCCATTAGAACCTGAGGAAATTAAAGAACGTTTTATGAGGGAAGTGCAGGGTATTAAGTAA
- a CDS encoding flavin reductase family protein, with amino-acid sequence MKKSIGAKTVTYPTPVFVVGTYDSEGKPNVMTAAWGGICCSVPPCIAISLRESTHTYQSILDSKAFTISIPSEDHVKEADYFGIASGKDVDKFQATGLTPVKSEVVNAPYVGEFPFVLECELLQSVKIGLHTQFIGEIKDVKVDEPLIEDGSLIEKIKPLIYSPDNLSYYGVGKRVGKAFSVGRQIK; translated from the coding sequence ATGAAAAAATCCATAGGAGCTAAAACTGTAACTTACCCCACCCCTGTATTTGTGGTGGGTACCTATGATTCGGAAGGAAAACCCAACGTTATGACTGCAGCATGGGGTGGGATCTGCTGTTCTGTCCCTCCTTGTATAGCCATCTCTTTAAGAGAATCAACCCACACTTATCAAAGCATTTTGGACAGTAAAGCCTTCACTATCAGTATCCCTTCAGAAGATCACGTAAAAGAAGCTGATTACTTTGGAATAGCATCTGGAAAGGATGTGGATAAATTCCAGGCCACTGGACTCACCCCGGTAAAGAGTGAAGTGGTGAATGCACCTTACGTGGGGGAGTTTCCCTTCGTTCTGGAATGTGAATTACTGCAATCTGTGAAAATTGGACTGCACACCCAGTTTATAGGGGAAATAAAAGATGTAAAAGTGGATGAACCATTAATTGAGGATGGATCATTAATTGAAAAAATCAAACCACTCATTTACAGCCCAGATAATCTATCCTATTATGGTGTTGGTAAAAGGGTGGGGAAGGCCTTTTCTGTGGGAAGACAGATCAAGTGA
- a CDS encoding aldo/keto reductase: MLYREMGKTGEKVSILGFGCMRLPIKGSYDQIDFEKSSKLLDHALDRGINYLDTAYPYHGLGTAQGGASEVFLGEYLDESSRHDEVFLATKLPTWLLEEAGDMGRFLDEQLQRLKTDCIDFYLLHSLKEKQWFQLEDLGVLEFLDEAVSDGRIKYTGFSTHDETSFVKEVVDSYQWDMCQIQYNYLDENIQAGSEGLQYAAGKGLGVVIMEPLKGGVLADYVPQEVQAIWDDAPLRRTPAEWALRYLWDIPEINVVLSGMNTRGQLKENLETAADGLPHSLTSEELKIMEEVKQVYQGEISVECSRCGYCMPCPSGINIPQCFSYLNQAEMLEDYSEVKNQYYFMLKDTQRAGNCLECGLCEELCSQHINIREELRKVEKKMGS; this comes from the coding sequence ATGTTGTACCGTGAAATGGGCAAAACTGGTGAAAAAGTTTCCATACTGGGTTTTGGATGTATGAGACTGCCAATTAAGGGTAGTTATGATCAAATTGACTTTGAAAAATCATCAAAGTTACTGGATCATGCCCTGGACAGGGGGATAAACTACCTGGATACAGCCTATCCTTACCATGGGCTGGGCACAGCCCAGGGAGGGGCCAGTGAAGTCTTCCTGGGTGAATACCTTGATGAAAGCAGTAGGCATGATGAAGTTTTCCTGGCCACCAAACTACCCACATGGCTCCTGGAAGAAGCCGGAGACATGGGCCGATTCTTAGATGAACAGCTCCAGCGCTTGAAGACGGATTGCATAGATTTTTATCTCTTGCACTCCCTGAAGGAGAAACAATGGTTCCAACTGGAAGATCTGGGTGTTCTGGAATTTTTAGACGAAGCAGTTTCTGATGGACGTATAAAGTACACTGGTTTCTCCACTCATGATGAAACCAGCTTCGTGAAGGAAGTGGTGGACTCCTATCAGTGGGATATGTGCCAGATACAGTACAACTATCTGGATGAGAATATCCAGGCTGGTTCAGAGGGCCTGCAATATGCCGCCGGGAAAGGGTTAGGGGTGGTTATTATGGAACCCCTTAAAGGCGGTGTTCTAGCTGATTACGTGCCACAGGAGGTGCAGGCTATATGGGATGATGCTCCCTTAAGGAGAACACCTGCTGAATGGGCGTTACGTTATTTGTGGGATATTCCGGAGATAAATGTGGTTTTAAGTGGTATGAACACCAGGGGGCAGTTGAAGGAGAACCTGGAAACTGCAGCTGATGGGTTACCTCATTCCCTCACATCAGAGGAACTGAAGATAATGGAAGAGGTTAAACAGGTTTATCAGGGTGAAATCAGTGTGGAATGCAGTAGGTGTGGTTATTGCATGCCCTGCCCCAGTGGGATAAACATACCCCAGTGTTTCAGTTATTTGAACCAGGCAGAAATGCTGGAAGACTATTCTGAGGTGAAAAATCAGTACTATTTCATGCTAAAGGACACACAAAGAGCAGGTAACTGTCTGGAATGTGGATTGTGTGAAGAATTATGCTCCCAGCATATTAATATACGGGAAGAACTACGTAAAGTTGAAAAGAAAATGGGAAGTTAA
- a CDS encoding MarR family transcriptional regulator, whose protein sequence is MKEMNEKKQCPIMCSCLYFTSNKLNRILNKMAEEEFIKTGLSPSHALTLMNINRQAGLSQKELSEIMNIKPSTTTRFIDKLEGSGLVERKLEGKLSYLYPTSKGIDLQTEIDKCWEGLNKRYSEILGHEEGIKLTKAIDKAATELEKNI, encoded by the coding sequence ATGAAAGAAATGAATGAAAAAAAACAGTGCCCTATTATGTGCAGTTGCCTTTACTTCACCAGTAATAAACTTAACCGCATTCTTAACAAAATGGCAGAGGAAGAATTTATAAAAACTGGTCTTTCACCATCACACGCTCTGACTCTTATGAATATCAATCGCCAGGCCGGCCTTTCCCAGAAAGAGCTTTCAGAAATAATGAATATCAAACCATCCACCACCACCCGTTTTATTGACAAACTGGAAGGGAGTGGGCTGGTTGAAAGAAAATTAGAGGGTAAATTATCCTATCTTTATCCCACCAGCAAGGGAATTGATCTCCAGACAGAGATTGATAAATGTTGGGAAGGTTTGAACAAACGTTACTCTGAAATTTTGGGTCATGAAGAAGGAATTAAACTGACTAAAGCCATTGATAAAGCAGCAACTGAACTGGAAAAAAATATTTAA
- a CDS encoding nitroreductase family protein — protein sequence MEFKDLIEKRYSVRGYQLKEVEEEKLEKVLDAARQAPTAVNKQPFRFIVVETKGREDELKRIYPVDWFTEAPLVICACAVKSESWTRRDGRNYVEVDTAIAMDHLILAATELGLGTCWIAAFDVDAAREVLKVPDDVEPLLFTPLGYPAAQPRGMGRKELVELVRYGHW from the coding sequence ATGGAATTTAAGGATTTAATCGAAAAGCGATACAGTGTACGTGGTTACCAGTTGAAGGAAGTGGAAGAAGAAAAACTGGAAAAAGTACTGGATGCAGCACGCCAGGCACCCACTGCAGTGAATAAACAGCCATTCCGCTTCATTGTAGTTGAAACTAAAGGCAGAGAAGATGAGTTGAAACGTATTTACCCTGTGGACTGGTTTACTGAGGCGCCTCTGGTTATATGTGCCTGTGCTGTTAAATCAGAGTCATGGACACGTCGGGATGGTCGTAATTACGTGGAGGTGGATACAGCCATTGCCATGGACCATCTTATACTGGCCGCCACAGAACTGGGCCTGGGAACCTGCTGGATAGCAGCTTTTGATGTTGATGCAGCCAGGGAAGTTCTTAAAGTACCTGATGATGTGGAACCACTTTTATTCACTCCTCTGGGCTATCCTGCTGCCCAACCAAGGGGAATGGGCAGAAAAGAACTGGTTGAACTGGTGCGTTATGGGCACTGGTGA
- a CDS encoding NAD(P)H-dependent oxidoreductase, with translation MNVLIIYAHPERESLNGTLKELALDTLTDEGHLVQVSDLYAMNWKAVLDEEDFPERMNTELFNPIMEQLNAVKEGAIPLDIKEEMDKVLWADVIIFQFPIWWSNFPAILKGWVDRVFYNGFAFNLAEMKLYGNGPLKGKKAMLSFTTGAPRELYTDEGPHGEIEVLINYFNHVLFEFVGMEALPYFAIFGPGDMSEVEREAELDRFQELIKNI, from the coding sequence ATGAACGTGTTGATAATATACGCACACCCTGAACGTGAATCCCTGAACGGGACCTTGAAAGAACTGGCATTAGACACCTTAACTGATGAAGGACACCTGGTGCAAGTATCCGATCTTTACGCCATGAACTGGAAGGCAGTCCTGGATGAAGAGGACTTCCCCGAGAGGATGAACACGGAACTCTTCAACCCCATAATGGAACAGCTCAATGCAGTAAAAGAAGGTGCCATACCCCTGGACATTAAGGAAGAAATGGACAAAGTTCTCTGGGCGGATGTAATCATATTCCAGTTTCCCATCTGGTGGAGTAACTTCCCTGCCATCCTGAAGGGATGGGTGGACCGGGTTTTCTACAATGGATTCGCATTCAACCTGGCAGAGATGAAATTATACGGCAATGGACCATTAAAAGGCAAGAAAGCAATGTTATCTTTCACCACCGGAGCACCCCGCGAACTCTACACTGATGAAGGACCACACGGTGAGATTGAAGTCCTGATAAACTACTTCAACCATGTCTTGTTTGAATTCGTGGGTATGGAAGCCCTCCCCTACTTCGCAATTTTCGGACCAGGAGACATGTCCGAGGTAGAACGTGAGGCAGAACTGGATAGGTTCCAGGAGCTTATTAAGAATATTTAA
- a CDS encoding CBS domain-containing protein: protein MTTSTLVKDYMTREVITVTPETPNAEVIQLMKQTGHDGFPVKTNGEVIGMVTAFDLLLKPWVHEVKDIMSTDVVVADQSMSLNDAARVLFRMGISRMPVISEDGALVGIITNTDIVRSHIERSTPMKVNYFKQTLEELYNIKTKLVHEKVPIDRLRPTQNRVYADELQGRTYELRRGLAEPTIVVKTGNRFVLVDGHHRTVASRKLGYKEIDSYVIKLDQDIKMGMEKTADKEGIFSLDDIEIIDDAQHPLIAITGPLRKDDKEIKK, encoded by the coding sequence ATGACCACATCCACTTTGGTTAAAGATTACATGACCCGGGAGGTTATAACTGTCACCCCGGAAACACCCAACGCTGAGGTTATTCAGCTCATGAAACAGACCGGGCACGATGGATTTCCGGTTAAAACCAATGGTGAAGTTATTGGAATGGTAACTGCCTTTGACCTCCTCCTGAAACCATGGGTACATGAGGTTAAGGATATTATGTCCACAGATGTGGTGGTGGCAGACCAGTCCATGTCCCTCAATGACGCAGCCCGGGTCCTGTTCCGTATGGGAATCTCCCGAATGCCAGTTATCAGTGAAGATGGGGCCCTGGTGGGCATCATAACCAATACTGATATTGTACGCTCCCATATAGAGCGTTCCACCCCTATGAAGGTGAACTACTTTAAACAGACATTGGAAGAGCTTTACAACATAAAAACCAAACTGGTTCATGAAAAGGTGCCCATTGACCGTTTAAGGCCCACTCAAAACCGGGTCTACGCTGATGAACTCCAGGGGCGTACTTATGAACTTAGAAGGGGACTGGCAGAGCCAACCATTGTGGTTAAAACAGGTAACCGTTTCGTCCTGGTGGACGGTCATCATCGAACTGTGGCTTCCCGTAAACTGGGATACAAGGAAATAGATTCCTACGTTATAAAACTTGATCAGGATATAAAGATGGGAATGGAGAAAACCGCAGATAAAGAAGGTATTTTCTCCTTAGATGATATAGAGATCATTGATGATGCCCAGCACCCCCTCATAGCCATAACCGGCCCATTGAGGAAGGATGATAAGGAGATTAAAAAATGA